A region of Beijerinckia sp. 28-YEA-48 DNA encodes the following proteins:
- a CDS encoding molybdopterin cofactor-binding domain-containing protein, producing MTIQLNRRTLLVSTGALTVAVVLPGAAARAAVFGADKRPPLNPANLSTYITVNADGSVVAYWGKMDMGQGTDLGCAQMVAEELDLPVAKVSIVQGDSGTSINQGGASGSTGIQMGGVALASAAAEARYQLVAMAAQHLGLPAADLTVTDGVVHAVSDANKKVSYGELIGGRFFDTQLEWNKQIGNALFVKGQGQRKKPADYKVIGTSPARRDVAPKVLGTGDYVVDIKVPGMVHGRVLRPPVAGAEPVSVDEASVKGIPGVQIVREKAFLAVVAPREYDAVKAARDLKVTWSDVKPPFPEQSKLYYHIRNAPVVAKGADKDVGDVDATFAGAARVIEATYEWPFQSHASMGPACAVVEVKDGQATLWTGSQKPHFAGEGAAAMLNMPKDKVRGIWVPGPGSYGRNDAGDAVADAALIARLIGKPVRVIGTRQDGTGWDPKGPASVHRARAAVDKDGNIIGWDFSSKGFSRLDVSSNESAAADTLAGQAIGVPLKPTNVFNTPEESYRFTAKRKSWETVPPLLDRGSPLRGAHLRDPLGPQLHFASESFIDEVAFATNQDPVAFRLKHLGEPRDVAVVKAAAEKAGWQPRTAARKQVTGDIARGQGIAYAQRSGTRSAVIAEVEVNLKTGKVWGRKFTVAHDCGVIINPRQLTATIEGNVVQGMSRAIWEEVKFDDKNVTSIDWQTYPILDMTEAPETIDVVLINRPELAPSGAGESSMRPLAAAVANAIYDATGLRLRQAPFTPDRVRSGLA from the coding sequence ATGACCATTCAACTCAATCGCCGCACGCTTCTCGTTTCGACCGGTGCGCTCACCGTTGCCGTCGTTCTGCCGGGTGCCGCAGCCCGGGCCGCCGTCTTTGGCGCCGACAAACGTCCGCCGCTCAATCCCGCCAATCTCTCCACTTACATCACCGTCAATGCCGATGGTTCCGTCGTCGCCTATTGGGGCAAGATGGACATGGGCCAGGGCACTGATCTGGGTTGCGCCCAGATGGTCGCCGAGGAGCTTGATCTGCCGGTCGCGAAAGTGTCGATCGTCCAGGGCGATTCCGGCACCAGCATCAATCAGGGCGGGGCTTCCGGCTCGACCGGCATCCAGATGGGCGGTGTCGCGTTGGCGAGCGCTGCCGCCGAAGCGCGTTATCAGCTCGTCGCCATGGCCGCGCAGCATCTCGGCCTTCCCGCCGCCGATCTCACGGTGACCGATGGTGTCGTCCACGCGGTCAGCGACGCGAACAAGAAGGTCTCCTATGGCGAACTGATCGGCGGCCGTTTCTTCGACACCCAGCTCGAATGGAACAAGCAGATTGGCAATGCCCTGTTCGTCAAAGGCCAGGGCCAACGCAAGAAACCCGCTGACTATAAGGTGATCGGCACCTCGCCGGCGCGCCGCGACGTGGCGCCGAAAGTGCTAGGCACCGGTGACTATGTCGTCGACATCAAAGTGCCGGGCATGGTGCATGGCCGCGTGCTGCGCCCGCCGGTGGCCGGCGCCGAGCCGGTGAGCGTCGACGAAGCGTCGGTGAAGGGCATTCCCGGCGTGCAGATCGTGCGCGAGAAGGCTTTCCTCGCCGTGGTGGCGCCGCGCGAATATGATGCGGTGAAGGCGGCGCGCGATCTCAAGGTGACATGGTCGGACGTCAAGCCGCCTTTCCCTGAACAAAGCAAACTCTACTATCATATTCGCAACGCGCCGGTGGTCGCCAAGGGCGCCGACAAGGATGTCGGCGATGTCGATGCGACCTTCGCGGGCGCCGCACGCGTCATCGAGGCGACCTATGAATGGCCCTTCCAGTCTCATGCCAGCATGGGCCCGGCCTGTGCCGTCGTCGAGGTGAAGGACGGTCAGGCGACCTTGTGGACCGGCTCGCAGAAGCCGCATTTCGCCGGCGAAGGCGCCGCCGCCATGCTCAACATGCCAAAAGACAAGGTGCGTGGCATCTGGGTGCCGGGGCCGGGCTCCTATGGTCGTAACGATGCCGGTGATGCGGTGGCGGATGCGGCTTTGATTGCGCGCCTCATCGGCAAGCCGGTGCGGGTGATCGGCACGCGTCAGGACGGCACCGGCTGGGACCCGAAAGGCCCGGCCTCCGTGCACAGGGCGCGCGCCGCCGTCGACAAGGACGGCAATATCATCGGCTGGGATTTTTCATCGAAAGGCTTTTCGCGTCTTGATGTCAGCAGCAATGAAAGCGCCGCTGCCGACACCTTGGCCGGTCAGGCGATCGGTGTGCCGCTGAAGCCGACCAATGTGTTCAACACGCCCGAGGAGAGCTATCGCTTCACCGCCAAGCGCAAGAGCTGGGAAACGGTGCCGCCGTTGCTCGACCGTGGTTCACCCCTGCGCGGCGCGCATTTGCGCGATCCTCTGGGGCCGCAGCTGCATTTCGCCAGCGAAAGCTTCATCGACGAAGTCGCCTTCGCCACCAATCAGGATCCGGTGGCCTTCCGCCTGAAACATCTGGGCGAGCCACGCGATGTCGCCGTGGTGAAAGCGGCGGCCGAGAAAGCCGGCTGGCAACCGCGCACGGCGGCGCGCAAACAGGTGACCGGCGATATCGCGCGTGGCCAGGGCATTGCCTATGCGCAGCGCAGCGGCACCCGCTCCGCCGTCATCGCCGAGGTCGAGGTGAACCTCAAGACCGGCAAGGTCTGGGGCCGCAAATTCACCGTGGCGCACGATTGCGGCGTCATCATCAATCCGCGCCAGCTTACAGCGACCATCGAAGGCAATGTCGTGCAAGGCATGTCGCGGGCGATCTGGGAAGAGGTGAAGTTCGACGACAAGAACGTCACCAGCATCGATTGGCAGACCTATCCGATCCTCGACATGACGGAGGCACCGGAGACGATTGACGTGGT
- a CDS encoding (2Fe-2S)-binding protein, giving the protein MARISLNVDGRVHAIDADGDMPLLYALRDDLGLKNPKFGCGLAQCGACTVLVDGEPVRSCITPVDSLGTSKVTTLAGLGGGKPHKIQEAFIAEEVPQCGYCLNGWLMTAAAFLEKTPKPTDAQIRDAMSGLKCRCGTHVAILRAIKRAAQV; this is encoded by the coding sequence GTGGCCAGAATTTCACTCAACGTGGACGGCCGCGTCCATGCGATCGATGCAGATGGCGACATGCCGCTGCTCTATGCGCTGCGCGACGATTTGGGGCTGAAGAATCCAAAGTTCGGCTGCGGCCTCGCCCAGTGTGGCGCCTGCACGGTGCTGGTCGATGGCGAGCCGGTGCGCTCCTGCATTACCCCGGTCGACTCGCTGGGCACGTCCAAAGTGACGACGCTCGCCGGACTTGGCGGCGGCAAGCCGCATAAGATCCAGGAAGCTTTCATCGCCGAAGAGGTGCCGCAATGCGGCTACTGTCTCAACGGCTGGCTGATGACAGCGGCCGCCTTTCTTGAAAAGACGCCGAAGCCGACGGACGCCCAGATCCGCGACGCCATGAGCGGCCTCAAGTGTCGCTGCGGCACCCACGTTGCCATCCTGCGCGCCATCAAGCGCGCGGCGCAGGTTTGA
- a CDS encoding UbiA family prenyltransferase, with protein MLQGLQGTRTVAVNLDRDLLRSNAHLETWAISFKAKPMALLRALGRAFQRRQSLGDALADELPVDASAFVYDAQEIQRLNEAQANGAKVVLESTLPAAWSGPIAHHLGLDTNIGVNLDMNPDMDTTPSSAPPPVQVTSGPARSLRGKLRAYAKAMRLEQWSKNILVFAPAVLAHRLVEAPVLIATISAFFCLGLVASSIYLLNDIMDLKQDRRHPTKRNRPFASGALPVSHGLVLIPLLLAGATLIASQLPPLFAATIGAYVVLNFAYTFYFKRRLMVDVLSLASSYTLRILAGNAATGIELSFWLLALSMFLFLSLALVKRYVELDTVTVDAINEKRVMGRGYRYGDIDMVSQLGVASAFSAVLVLALYVDRAGHNGLYKTPELIWLICPMMLYLIVRMWFLAKRRELVDDPVHFLIRDWRSHLVGALAIAVMLAAKWG; from the coding sequence ATGCTACAGGGACTTCAGGGCACGAGGACGGTGGCGGTCAATCTCGACCGGGATCTTCTGCGTTCCAACGCTCATCTTGAAACCTGGGCTATTTCGTTCAAGGCCAAGCCCATGGCCCTCTTGCGAGCGCTGGGCCGCGCTTTCCAGCGCCGGCAAAGCCTCGGCGATGCTTTGGCCGACGAATTGCCCGTCGACGCTTCTGCTTTCGTCTATGATGCCCAAGAGATTCAGCGCCTGAACGAAGCCCAGGCCAATGGCGCCAAGGTTGTTCTCGAAAGCACACTGCCCGCGGCCTGGTCCGGCCCGATCGCCCATCACCTCGGTCTCGACACGAATATTGGCGTGAATCTTGACATGAATCCTGACATGGACACGACACCTTCTTCGGCGCCGCCCCCAGTTCAGGTCACCAGCGGGCCCGCCCGATCACTACGGGGGAAGTTGCGCGCCTATGCCAAAGCGATGCGGCTCGAACAGTGGTCGAAGAACATCCTCGTCTTCGCCCCGGCGGTGCTGGCGCACCGGCTCGTCGAAGCCCCCGTCCTCATCGCGACAATCTCGGCCTTCTTCTGCCTCGGCCTGGTGGCGTCCTCGATCTATCTGCTCAACGACATCATGGATCTGAAGCAGGATCGCCGCCATCCGACGAAACGGAACCGGCCCTTCGCCAGTGGCGCCCTACCTGTCTCCCATGGTCTTGTGCTGATTCCACTGCTGCTGGCCGGTGCGACGCTGATCGCCTCGCAATTGCCGCCGCTGTTCGCGGCCACCATCGGCGCCTATGTGGTGTTGAACTTCGCCTATACGTTTTATTTCAAGCGCCGGCTGATGGTCGACGTCTTGTCGCTGGCCAGCTCCTATACGCTGCGCATTCTGGCGGGCAATGCGGCCACCGGCATCGAACTGTCGTTCTGGTTGCTGGCGCTGTCGATGTTCCTGTTTCTCAGCCTGGCGCTGGTGAAGCGCTATGTCGAGCTCGACACGGTCACCGTCGATGCGATCAACGAAAAGCGGGTGATGGGCCGGGGCTATCGCTATGGCGACATCGACATGGTGTCGCAGCTTGGCGTCGCCAGCGCCTTCTCGGCGGTGCTGGTGCTGGCGCTTTATGTCGACCGCGCCGGCCACAACGGGCTCTATAAGACCCCGGAGCTGATCTGGCTGATCTGCCCGATGATGCTCTATCTGATCGTGCGCATGTGGTTTCTGGCCAAGCGGCGCGAACTGGTCGACGATCCCGTGCACTTCCTCATTCGCGACTGGCGCAGCCATCTGGTCGGCGCGCTGGCGATCGCGGTGATGCTGGCGGCGAAGTGGGGCTGA
- a CDS encoding FAD-binding oxidoreductase → MSVKLHGWGRIAMAEAVALQPRDSTSATLPASAYLPVGNSRSYGDSAMPAGTAILTRGMNRILDFNADTGILRAEAGVLLSEIIAYVVPHGWFLPVTPGTQFVTLGGALANDVHGKNHHRAGSFGCHVTAFELIRSDGTRLLCSPQSHADFYAATIGGMGLTGLVTWVEMALKRTPTPDVIEETLRFPSLGRFFTLSTQSDATHEYSVAWIDSSARGTTLGRGLFMRANHANAPMARRQGLHLTLPFTPPVSLMNGASIGLFNAAQFALAKAGERRRDYAQFFYPLDGIGGWNRAYGPRGFHQHQSVLPLHSAEQAVADMLAALHAARIHSFISVLKIFGPRASPGLLSFAREGATLALDLPNHGEATLHLLSQLDQIALRAGGAVNPYKDSRMPREVFEASFPALAQMQPWFDPLAASQFSRRIGLPQRLNPTTLAAE, encoded by the coding sequence ATGAGCGTCAAGCTGCACGGGTGGGGACGGATCGCCATGGCTGAAGCCGTGGCCCTGCAACCACGCGACAGCACCTCGGCAACGCTCCCCGCCAGCGCCTATCTGCCCGTCGGCAACAGCCGCAGCTATGGCGACAGCGCCATGCCGGCCGGCACCGCCATCCTCACACGCGGCATGAACCGCATTCTCGATTTCAACGCCGACACCGGTATCCTGCGCGCCGAGGCAGGCGTTCTGCTGAGCGAGATCATCGCATATGTGGTGCCGCACGGCTGGTTTCTGCCGGTGACGCCCGGCACGCAGTTCGTCACGCTCGGCGGCGCCTTGGCCAATGACGTGCATGGCAAAAATCATCACCGCGCCGGCAGCTTTGGCTGTCACGTCACAGCTTTTGAACTGATCCGCTCCGACGGCACCCGCCTTCTTTGTTCGCCGCAGAGCCATGCGGACTTCTACGCCGCCACCATCGGCGGCATGGGCCTGACCGGCCTCGTCACCTGGGTCGAGATGGCGCTGAAGCGCACGCCAACGCCCGACGTGATCGAGGAGACCCTCCGCTTCCCCTCCCTCGGCCGCTTCTTCACGCTCAGCACGCAGAGCGACGCGACCCACGAATATTCCGTCGCCTGGATCGACAGTTCGGCGCGCGGCACGACGCTGGGGCGCGGCCTGTTCATGCGCGCCAATCATGCCAACGCTCCAATGGCCCGGCGCCAAGGGCTGCATCTGACCTTGCCGTTTACGCCGCCCGTCTCGCTGATGAACGGCGCCAGTATCGGTCTCTTCAATGCCGCCCAATTCGCGCTGGCGAAAGCCGGCGAACGACGCCGCGACTATGCGCAGTTCTTCTATCCGCTCGATGGCATCGGCGGTTGGAACCGCGCCTATGGGCCGCGCGGCTTTCACCAGCACCAAAGCGTTCTGCCGCTCCACAGCGCCGAACAGGCCGTGGCCGACATGCTGGCGGCGCTGCACGCAGCGCGCATCCATTCCTTCATCAGCGTGCTGAAAATCTTCGGTCCACGGGCGTCACCCGGGCTGCTGTCCTTTGCCCGCGAAGGCGCCACCCTGGCGCTGGACCTCCCCAACCATGGCGAAGCGACGCTGCACCTTCTCAGCCAGCTTGATCAGATCGCGCTGCGCGCTGGCGGCGCCGTGAATCCCTATAAAGACAGCCGCATGCCGCGCGAGGTGTTCGAAGCTTCGTTTCCGGCCCTGGCGCAGATGCAGCCCTGGTTCGACCCGCTGGCGGCCTCGCAATTCAGCCGCCGCATCGGTCTTCCCCAACGTCTCAATCCCACCACTCTGGCCGCGGAGTGA
- a CDS encoding DUF6636 domain-containing protein has product MRGTLALAKVLAAVLLGLASISAAQALEGDSFRSPSSNIHCAYFADTDGASLRCDIRQTSNKPPPRPRECDLDWGNAFEVLAKSTRGARICHGDTVADPNLPVLSYGAVWSRGGFTCHSAETGILCRNARGAGFELSRAQQRVF; this is encoded by the coding sequence ATGAGAGGGACCCTGGCTTTGGCGAAAGTTTTGGCGGCGGTCCTTCTCGGCCTGGCATCGATATCGGCCGCTCAGGCGCTGGAAGGCGACAGCTTTCGCTCGCCCTCCAGTAATATCCATTGCGCCTATTTCGCCGACACGGATGGGGCGTCGCTGCGCTGTGACATCAGGCAGACCTCCAATAAGCCGCCGCCGCGCCCGCGCGAATGCGATCTCGACTGGGGCAATGCCTTCGAAGTTCTGGCGAAATCGACGCGCGGCGCCCGCATCTGCCATGGCGATACGGTCGCCGATCCAAATCTGCCGGTGCTGTCTTATGGTGCGGTCTGGTCACGCGGCGGCTTCACCTGCCATTCGGCCGAGACCGGCATCCTGTGCCGCAATGCGCGAGGGGCAGGTTTTGAGCTGTCGCGGGCGCAGCAGCGGGTGTTTTAA
- a CDS encoding dihydroorotase gives MAQTFDLILSGGTVVNQDGAGERDIGVIGDTIAAIGDLSRASAAETVDCRGLTILPGVIDSQVHFREPGLTHKEDLETGSLAAVMGGVTSVFEMPNTNPLTTGPEELADKVKRGRHRMHCDFAFWVGGTHENAKDIPELERLPGAAGIKVFMGSSTGNLLVADDGGVGHILSHTRRRAAFHSEDEYLLEERKHLRVPGDPSSHPVWRDVETALHCTQRLVHIAREQGAAIHVLHISTAEEMDFLKDHKDVATAEVTPHHLTLDASLYATLGTKLQMNPPVREARHRDHIWWAVSQGIADVLGSDHAPHTLEEKAKSYPNTPSGMTGVQTLVPIMLDHVNAGRLSLARFVDMSSAGPQRIFQIARKGRIALGYDADFTVVDMKRKETITDDWIASRSQWTPYHGKTVTGWPVGTIIRGAKVMWQGELTSPARGETVRFIQAL, from the coding sequence ATGGCGCAAACCTTTGATCTCATTCTGTCCGGGGGCACGGTCGTCAATCAGGACGGGGCCGGGGAACGCGATATCGGCGTGATCGGCGATACGATTGCGGCCATCGGCGACCTGTCGCGCGCCTCCGCCGCCGAAACCGTCGATTGCCGGGGCCTGACCATTCTGCCGGGCGTGATCGACAGCCAGGTGCATTTCCGCGAGCCCGGCCTCACCCATAAAGAGGACCTGGAAACCGGCTCCCTCGCCGCCGTCATGGGCGGTGTCACTTCCGTCTTCGAAATGCCCAACACCAATCCGCTGACCACCGGGCCAGAGGAACTCGCCGACAAGGTGAAGCGCGGCCGCCATCGCATGCATTGCGATTTCGCCTTCTGGGTCGGTGGCACCCATGAGAACGCCAAGGATATCCCCGAGCTTGAGCGTCTGCCTGGCGCCGCCGGCATCAAAGTGTTCATGGGCTCGTCCACCGGCAATCTACTGGTCGCCGATGATGGCGGCGTCGGCCATATTCTCTCGCACACGCGCCGCCGCGCCGCCTTCCATTCGGAAGACGAATATTTGCTCGAAGAGCGCAAGCACCTGCGCGTGCCAGGCGATCCGTCCTCCCATCCGGTGTGGCGCGATGTGGAGACGGCGCTGCATTGCACGCAGCGTCTCGTGCACATCGCCCGTGAGCAGGGCGCGGCCATTCACGTGCTGCATATTTCCACTGCCGAGGAGATGGACTTCCTCAAGGACCATAAGGACGTCGCCACCGCCGAAGTGACGCCGCATCATCTCACCCTCGACGCCAGCCTCTATGCGACGCTCGGCACCAAGCTGCAGATGAACCCGCCAGTGCGCGAGGCCCGTCATCGCGATCATATCTGGTGGGCCGTGTCGCAAGGCATCGCCGATGTGCTCGGCTCCGACCATGCGCCCCATACGCTGGAAGAAAAGGCCAAGAGCTATCCCAACACGCCCTCGGGGATGACCGGCGTGCAGACGCTGGTGCCGATCATGCTCGATCACGTCAACGCCGGCCGCCTGTCGCTGGCCCGTTTCGTCGATATGAGCAGCGCCGGCCCGCAGCGGATTTTCCAGATCGCCCGCAAGGGGCGCATCGCGCTCGGCTACGACGCCGACTTCACTGTCGTCGACATGAAGCGCAAGGAAACGATCACCGACGATTGGATCGCCTCGCGCAGTCAGTGGACGCCGTATCACGGCAAGACGGTCACCGGTTGGCCGGTCGGCACCATTATCCGTGGCGCCAAGGTGATGTGGCAGGGCGAATTGACGAGCCCGGCGCGCGGCGAGACGGTGCGCTTCATTCAAGCTTTGTGA
- a CDS encoding folate-binding protein YgfZ: MTMQAGTDTTQATATLLTGRAVLRLNGRDSRDFLNNLVTSDIEKLQPGEGGFAALLSPQGKILFDFFVTPDGDGLLIDCNAAQAADLAKRLGFYKLRADVRISDESANLAVAVTVEEPPPAQALAFRDPRHPGLGWRVIGPPDELDQIGAEAGGEDIYAARRIALGVPESGVDFAYGDTFPHEANMDWLHGVDFTKGCYIGQEVVSRVEHRGTARKRFVRVGFTGPAPASGAEVKIGDVVIGQMGSSAGNTGLALLRLDRLEGATAPVTVNETTLSVHHDRA, from the coding sequence ATGACGATGCAAGCTGGGACTGACACCACTCAGGCAACTGCGACCCTGTTGACCGGGCGGGCGGTTTTGCGCCTGAACGGCCGCGATAGCAGAGATTTCCTCAATAATCTCGTCACCAGCGACATCGAGAAGCTGCAGCCGGGCGAGGGCGGTTTCGCCGCCTTGCTTAGCCCCCAGGGCAAAATCCTGTTCGATTTCTTCGTCACCCCCGATGGCGACGGCCTGTTGATCGATTGCAATGCCGCCCAGGCGGCGGACCTGGCCAAACGGCTCGGATTCTACAAATTGCGCGCCGACGTGCGCATCAGCGACGAAAGCGCCAACCTGGCCGTGGCCGTCACAGTGGAAGAGCCACCGCCGGCCCAGGCGCTGGCCTTTCGCGACCCGCGCCATCCGGGCCTGGGCTGGCGCGTCATCGGCCCGCCCGACGAACTGGACCAGATCGGCGCTGAGGCTGGCGGCGAGGATATTTATGCCGCCCGACGCATTGCGCTCGGCGTGCCGGAAAGCGGCGTCGATTTCGCCTATGGCGACACCTTTCCCCACGAAGCCAATATGGATTGGCTGCATGGGGTCGATTTCACCAAAGGCTGCTATATCGGCCAGGAGGTGGTGTCGCGGGTGGAACATCGCGGCACGGCGCGCAAGCGCTTCGTCCGGGTCGGTTTTACCGGCCCGGCGCCAGCATCTGGCGCCGAGGTGAAGATCGGCGATGTGGTCATCGGCCAGATGGGATCGTCGGCCGGCAATACCGGGCTCGCGCTGCTGCGGCTCGATCGACTCGAGGGCGCCACCGCGCCCGTTACCGTGAATGAAACAACTTTAAGTGTGCACCATGACCGCGCCTGA
- a CDS encoding tRNA-uridine aminocarboxypropyltransferase, which produces MTAPETRRPRTPRRKPTARPTLPATLLEEPVCAHCGKPEALCVCDAIEPINNKIELLVLQHPQEQDKTLGTARVAVTHLAKATFRIGLSWPSLSAALERDVDPKRWAVLHLGASASEDAPADRDIALLDRHGELAENQASALRGLEGIILFDGSWSQAKTLWWRNAWVLKCPRLVLRPTQASLYGKLRKEPRREGLSTLEAAAFTLSRLERKPDIEKAMLSTFRRMLQRYRSALEPQGGKQDSKPAA; this is translated from the coding sequence ATGACCGCGCCTGAGACACGCCGCCCGCGTACCCCCCGGCGCAAGCCAACCGCCCGCCCCACCCTGCCGGCCACGCTGCTGGAAGAGCCGGTCTGCGCCCATTGCGGCAAGCCGGAAGCCTTGTGCGTCTGCGACGCGATCGAGCCGATCAACAACAAGATCGAACTCCTGGTGCTGCAGCATCCGCAGGAGCAGGACAAAACGCTAGGCACAGCCCGCGTCGCCGTCACCCATCTGGCCAAAGCGACATTCCGCATCGGCCTGTCGTGGCCGAGCCTGTCGGCGGCGCTTGAGCGCGACGTCGACCCGAAGCGCTGGGCCGTGCTGCATCTGGGTGCTTCCGCCTCCGAAGACGCGCCGGCCGATCGCGACATCGCCTTGCTCGATCGCCACGGCGAACTCGCCGAAAATCAGGCGTCGGCGCTGCGCGGCCTTGAAGGCATCATCCTGTTCGATGGCTCGTGGAGCCAGGCCAAGACCTTGTGGTGGCGCAATGCCTGGGTGCTGAAATGCCCCCGGCTGGTGCTGCGCCCGACACAGGCGTCGCTCTACGGCAAGCTGCGCAAGGAGCCGCGCCGCGAAGGGCTCTCGACCTTGGAAGCGGCCGCCTTCACCCTGAGCCGGCTGGAGCGCAAGCCCGATATTGAAAAGGCCATGCTGTCGACTTTCCGGCGCATGCTGCAGCGCTATCGCTCGGCGCTGGAACCGCAGGGCGGCAAACAAGACAGCAAACCCGCCGCCTAA
- a CDS encoding DNA-3-methyladenine glycosylase I has translation MRPPVLHGDGLARCPWPGEDPLYVAYHDEEWGVPEWDSRALFEKLILDGFQAGLSWITILRKRDAFRKGFDGFEPAKIARYTPAKVERLMQDAGIVRNRSKIESTVKSARVWLDIESQQGFSNYLWDFFDGKPIQAGRRHMGDIPTESPLSQKISKDLKTRGFNFCGPTIIYAFAQAVGMINDHLVGCHCYERCAKLAYRPTRGTT, from the coding sequence CTGCGGCCGCCGGTGCTGCACGGCGATGGCCTCGCCCGTTGCCCGTGGCCGGGCGAAGATCCGCTCTATGTCGCCTATCACGACGAGGAATGGGGCGTGCCCGAGTGGGACAGCCGGGCGCTGTTCGAAAAGCTGATCCTTGATGGCTTTCAGGCCGGCCTGTCGTGGATCACCATCCTGCGCAAGCGCGATGCCTTCCGCAAAGGCTTCGACGGTTTCGAGCCGGCGAAGATCGCGCGCTATACACCCGCCAAAGTCGAGCGCCTGATGCAGGACGCTGGCATCGTCCGCAACCGCTCCAAGATCGAGAGCACGGTGAAGTCGGCCCGAGTTTGGCTCGACATCGAAAGCCAGCAAGGCTTCTCGAACTATTTGTGGGATTTCTTCGACGGCAAACCAATTCAAGCCGGACGCCGCCACATGGGTGACATCCCGACCGAATCGCCGCTCTCGCAGAAAATCTCGAAGGATCTGAAGACGCGCGGCTTCAATTTCTGCGGTCCGACGATCATCTATGCCTTCGCCCAGGCGGTCGGCATGATCAACGACCATCTCGTCGGCTGCCATTGCTACGAGCGCTGCGCCAAACTCGCCTATAGGCCGACACGCGGGACAACATGA
- a CDS encoding HD family hydrolase, with protein sequence MMARRPAAAPRAFQRMLSGRRLDLLDPSPLDIEIEDIAHGLARVARWNGQTTGPHIFSVAQHSVLVERIAADLDPGLPARWRMMALLHDAPEYVIGDMISPFKAVIGEDYKSVEARILAAIHLRFALPATPPAALVKLTKQADHAAAFIEATRLAGFSIDEAEQFFGRPRISARNIDALVSSMDATSAKLLFLERFAELETEMHATAKG encoded by the coding sequence ATGATGGCGCGCCGCCCTGCTGCCGCGCCGCGCGCCTTCCAACGTATGTTGTCAGGCCGGCGGCTCGATCTGCTTGACCCCTCACCGCTCGATATCGAAATCGAAGACATCGCCCACGGCCTGGCGCGGGTGGCGCGCTGGAATGGCCAGACGACGGGTCCGCATATCTTTTCCGTCGCCCAGCATTCGGTCCTGGTCGAGCGCATCGCCGCTGACCTCGATCCTGGCCTGCCGGCGCGCTGGCGCATGATGGCGCTGCTGCATGACGCGCCGGAATATGTGATCGGCGATATGATCTCGCCGTTCAAAGCGGTGATCGGCGAAGATTATAAGAGCGTCGAAGCGCGCATTCTGGCGGCCATTCATTTGCGCTTCGCCCTGCCCGCCACACCGCCGGCGGCGCTCGTCAAACTGACTAAACAAGCGGACCACGCCGCGGCCTTCATCGAGGCGACGCGGCTCGCTGGCTTTTCGATCGACGAGGCCGAGCAATTTTTTGGACGACCGAGAATCAGCGCCCGCAATATCGACGCACTCGTGTCATCAATGGACGCGACCAGTGCCAAACTCTTGTTCCTCGAACGATTCGCGGAACTCGAAACCGAAATGCACGCCACGGCGAAAGGCTGA
- a CDS encoding tyrosine phosphatase family protein → MPRIHVCSLAKIEDTVRETGARSLVTLINADTPVTRPADIASERHLFLSMSDIVEPLEGHFAPQSTHVQDLLDFIQQWDRRQPLLIHCFAGVSRSTAAAFITACALLPERDESELAQLIRARSPTATPNARLVALADQALGRDGRMSQAVSAIGMGEMCYEGVPFMLEID, encoded by the coding sequence ATGCCCCGTATCCATGTCTGCTCGCTGGCGAAGATCGAGGACACAGTGCGCGAGACCGGCGCGCGCAGTCTCGTCACCCTGATCAACGCCGACACGCCGGTGACGCGCCCCGCCGACATTGCTTCCGAACGGCACTTGTTCCTCTCGATGTCGGACATCGTCGAACCGCTCGAAGGGCATTTCGCGCCGCAATCAACTCACGTCCAGGATCTTCTCGATTTCATCCAGCAGTGGGACCGGCGCCAGCCGTTGCTCATCCATTGCTTCGCTGGCGTCAGCCGATCGACGGCCGCCGCCTTCATCACCGCCTGCGCCTTGCTGCCGGAGCGCGACGAAAGCGAACTGGCGCAATTGATCCGCGCGCGCTCGCCGACCGCCACCCCCAATGCCCGGCTGGTGGCGCTGGCCGACCAAGCGCTTGGCCGCGACGGCCGGATGAGCCAAGCTGTCTCCGCCATTGGCATGGGCGAAATGTGCTACGAAGGCGTGCCCTTCATGCTCGAGATCGATTGA